In Rhipicephalus microplus isolate Deutch F79 chromosome 9, USDA_Rmic, whole genome shotgun sequence, one genomic interval encodes:
- the LOC142771332 gene encoding uncharacterized protein LOC142771332, with translation MSIVMVGPFPGPFDRSHYSDSCSGNPTDAQPRPPYAQGLGQRPSRPSDPHLALLKEQEPPRTSRTPRDVIAYSTVRTNYGAPSKAYAPMPSRESRHESLPEPPRPRRASLKRKCHALLCRLAAVALFLIAVAVLVVAVSRSKRVRADMAPVKGGSAAVRPANGTDHRGGIGIRDTSSTQAAAIAAVGRPRARSTARPPAETRHYKRRHGETVHENEAPSPMPSSSLSSSSSEPSSIAIVPWLTTKTADHEPPALRRQSDVTTAPPSGVLMERAAVRTSFEADGTVALLTASSPVASVAATSLAAVFSGGKAAKNGERGDSGPRSGLVESTTLAASAASTRPGKTTEAGSVAAAPTTASTDLHEVINEADGHGDLQEV, from the exons ATGTCCATCGTCATGGTGGGCCCGTTTCCGGGCCCGTTCGACAGGTCGCACTACTCGGATTCGTGCAGTGGCAACCCGACCGACGCCCAGCCGCGCCCACCCTACGCTCAAGGTCTGGGGCAGCGACCGTCGCGGCCGTCAGACCCGCACCTCGCTTTGCTGAAGGAGCAGGAGCCGCCGCGGACGTCAAGAACGCCACGGGACGTCATCGCTTACAGCACGGTGCGGACAAACTACGGAGCGCCATCGAAG GCGTACGCACCGATGCCCAGCCGGGAGTCACGACACGAGTCCCTGCCAGAGCCTCCCCGACCACGTCGCGCTTCTTTGAAACGCAAATG CCACGCCCTGCTGTGTCGCCTGGCAGCAGTCGCCCTGTTTCTGATCGCGGTCGCTGTCCTGGTGGTCGCCGTGTCCCGGAGTAAGCGCGTCCGGGCCGACATGGCACCCGTCAAAGGCGGTAGCGCCGCCGTACGTCCAGCAAACGGCACCGACCATCGGGGCGGCATCGGGATCCGCGACACGTCCTCGACCCAGGCCGCGGCGATCGCCGCCGTCGGACGACCCAGGGCACGCAGCACGGCCCGGCCGCCGGCGGAGACGCGCCACTACAAGCGCCGCCACGGAG agACCGTCCACGAGAACGAGGCGCCGTCACCAATGCCATCGTCGTCGCTGTCCTCGTCGTCATCAGAGCCATCGTCGATTGCAATCGTTCCGTGGCTGACGACAAAGACAGCCGACCACGAGCCGCCGGCACTGCGTCGCCAGAGCGATGTGACGACAGCGCCACCAAGCGGCGTCCTCATGGAACGTGCAGCGGTGCGCACCTCGTTCGAGGCCGACGGCACAGTGGCATTGTTAACGGCTTCGTCACCG GTGGCGTCTGTGGCGGCAACGAGCCTGGCAGCCGTATTCAGCGGGGGAAAGGCCGCGAAAAATGGCGAGAGGGGCGACAG CGGCCCGCGGAGTGGGCTTGTGGAGTCGACCACTCTCGCCGCGTCGGCAGCCTCGACTCGGCCGGGGAAGACCACCGAGGCTGGATCCGTGGCGGCGGCGCCAACGACCGCCAGCACGGACCTGCACGAGGTGATAAACGAAGCCGACGGCCACGGCGACCTCCAGGAGGTCTAA